The following DNA comes from Mesorhizobium sp. B2-1-8.
AGCATGGAAGCGGGCGTCGAGCGTGTGTCGAAAGAGCTCGCCAGGACCTATCCGTCGCTCAGCCAGAACCTGCAGCTCGTATCGTTGGAGCTTCGGGCGGGGCGCAGCCTCGACGACGCGCTGAAGGCGCTCGCCGATCGCCTCAGCTTGGACGAGGTACGCTCCTTCGCCACGCTCCTGCAGCAGTCGAAGGAACTCGGCACCAGCCTATCGGGTGCGCTCAGGGTGTTTTCCGATGAAATGCGCCACAAGCGCATGTCGCTGGCCGAGGAGAAGGCGCATGCCTTGCCGGCAAAGATGTCCGTGCCGGTCGTGGTCTGCATCCTGCCGGTGGTGCTGATGATCGCCGTCATTCCCATCATCGTCAAAATGACTGGTCACTAGCGGCGTCCGATACTCGCTGGGCGGGCCGCGAAATGTTGAATGCCCGCAGCCTTCGCCCCAGTGGTTAACGGCCGGTATTTTCGGAACCGAATCTTGGCTGCATTTCGGCACCGAAGCTTAATCGCTGTGCTGTAGTGTCTTTCCCTGAAGAACGACCCGACAAATCGGGCGACGGGGCAGGGCATGCGTCAGATAAAATTTACGGCGGTGGCTACGATGGCAACCGTCCTGATGATCACCGGGTGCACGACGAACACCAACGTCGATACGACCAAGACCACCGCGATCCAGCCGGCGGCCAAGGACGTCGACACATCCGACCTGGCGGAAGGCAAGGCACAGTTTCGCGATGCCAATTATGGTCTTGCCGAACAGCATTTCCGCAAGGCAGTCGAACTGAAGGCCGACAACGCCGAGGCCTGGATGGGGCTCGCCGCTTCCTATGACGAACTCGGCCGCTTCGACTTCGCCGACCGCGCCTATGGCCAGCTTTTGAAAGTCGCCGGCCGCAAACCGCGGATCGTCAACAATATGGGCTATTCGCAATTGTTGCGCGGCAACAAGAAGAAAGCCAGGGCGCTGCTGCTCGAGGCGAAAGCCGGCATGGCCGATCCCACGGTCGTCGACGCCAACCTCGCCCTGCTGAACAAGGGCTGATGCCGTTTGATCCTCGGCCGGCCAGGGGTGCGGTTTCGGGACAGGTGGCATCGACGCTTTGTAAACCCTATCCGCAGGTTGGGCGGACAGATCGCCTGAAAACCATGTCCGAGGGCTGCCGCCGACCTAGAATGCGGCGCAACCGCCGACGCTCGAGAGGCCTCCGCCCGATATGCTGGATTTCAGTTCGCTCCTGCTCGCAGCCGCGCTGTCGGGCATCTGTCTCAGCGTCACCATGTTCGCGATCTGGGCCACCGCGCCGCGGGCAAGGTTCGTGCTGACGGTGGCATGCGGCATTCTCGTGCTCGTCGCGCATGTGATCCTGTTCTGGCGCTACACAAGGGAGCCCGATCCGCTGCTTTGCCAGATCGCGCTGGCGCTGCTCAGCCTGGGTTTTCTGATCATCTGCATTTCGGCCATGCAATATCTCGGTGTGCCGGACCACAGGCGTGCGATTGCGCCGACGCTTGCCGCCATGGCTGTCTGTGCGGCCGTGACCTTCATGGGCCTTGACGGCATCGGTTTCGTGATCACCTACGCGACGGTTACCGCGCTGCTCTCGACGATCGGGGCCATGTTCTGGATCAATGGCAGTCACGATCGCCGCATCCTGCTGGTGGTGTCGTTCCTGAGCGGCACTTGTGCGCTGTCGTTTGCCCTTTGCGGCGTGGTTCTGATGGCCAAAGGACAGTGGACGCTCGGTGTCGCGCCCGACAATTGGGCCGAGCGCCTCAACTCGGTCGTTGCGGTGGCCTGTATGACCGGCCTCGGCGCGTTGACGCTTTCGCTCCATCATCTGCAGGCGCAGATCGAGCTCAAGGCTGAGACCATGACCGATCCGTTGACCGGACTGATGAACCGTCGGGGCCTGACGTCGCTTTATGGCGAGCGCACCTTCAGCCCGTTCATGGCGATCGTCATGTTCGATCTCGATCACTTCAAGCGGACGAACGACATCTATGGACACCCGGTCGGGGATCAGGTCCTGTGCCGCTTTGCCGCCGTCATCAGGAAATATGCCAGGACCGGGGTCGACGCCTTTCGTTTGGGCGGCGAGGAGTTCGCAATCGTCATGTCGCGCATGACGGACGAGCGGGCCTATGATCTTGCCAGCAAGATCGGTGTTGCTTTCGGCACGGAAGTCGTGCCCACCCCGCTCGGTCCCTTGCGCAGCACGGTCAGCGGCGGGATCGGGTTCGGCGAAGCCGACGGCAGCACCCTCGACGAGGTGCTGGCCAGGGCCGACACCATGCTCTATGCCGCCAAACGCGCGGGGCGAAATTGCGTCATCAGTCGCAAGAGGATGGGCAAGGCCGACCCAGTCAAGCCGGCCTTGCGCTCTGCGTAGCTATTCGGCAGCACCCAGATAGTCCGACAGCGGCGGGCAGGAGCAGACCAGGTTGCGGTCTCCCGCGACATTGTCGATGCGCGATACCGGCGGCCAGTACTTTGCCGCTGTGTCCGCGTCGCCGGCGGGATAGGCCGCTTCGAGGCGCGAGTAAGGGTGGGTCCATTGACCGGCCAGCGCCTCGGCTGATGTATGAGGCGCGTTGACCAGCGGATTGTCGGCCAAAGGCCATTCGCCCCTGGCCACTTTCGCCGCCTCGCCGGCAATGGCGATCATCGCCTCGCAAAACCGGTCCAACTCGCGCTTGGGCTCGGACTCGGTCGGTTCGACCATCAGCGTGCCGGCGACCGGGAACGACATGGTCGGCGCGTGGAAACCATAGTCGATCAGGCGCTTGGCGATGTCTTCGACACCGATGCCGGCGCTCTCCTTGAGCACGCGGGTATCGAGGATGCATTCATGGGCGACACGATCGCTCCTGCCCTTGTAAAGTAGCGGGAAGTGCGGGGCGAGCCGCGTCGCCACATAGTTGGCGGACACGATCGCCGTCTCGGTCGCCTGCTTCAGGCCGGAAGCGCCCATCATACGGATGTACATCCAGGTGATCGGCAGGATGGAAGCGCTGCCGAAGGGGGCGGCGGCCACGGCATGCGCCGAGCCTTCGCTGACATGGCCGGGCAAATAGGGCTTCAGATGCGCCTTGACGCCGATCGGACCGACGCCCGGTCCGCCGCCGCCATGCGGGATGCAGAAGGTCTTGTGCAGGTTCATGTGGCAGACGTCGGCGCCGATGTCGCCGGGACGGGCAAGCCCAACCAGGGCGTTGAGGTTGGCGCCGTCGAAATAGACCTGTCCGCCATGCTCATGAATGAGAGCGCAGAGGTGGCGCGCGCCTTCCTCGTAGACGCCATGCGTGGAGGGGTAGGTGAACATCAGCGCCGCGAGATTCCTGGAATGCTCATTGGCCTTGGCGCGCATATCGTCCATGTCGATGTTGCCGTCTTCCAGGCAGCGCACGACCACAACGCTCATGCCGGCCATCGCGGCACTCGCCGGATTGGTGCCATGCGCGGAGGAGGGGATCAGGCAGACAGTGCGATGGCCTTCACCGCGCGAGCGATGATAGGCGCGAATGGCGAGCAGCCCGGCATATTCGCCCTGGCTTCCGGCATTGGGCTGCAAGGTCACGGCGTCGAAGCCGGTGATCTCCGACAGCCAGCCTTCCAGTTCGCCGATCATGGCGCGGTAGCCGGCCGAATGCGCTGCGGGCGCGAAGGGATGCAAATTGGCGATTTCCGGCCAACTCACCGGCATCATTTCCGCCGCGGCGTTGAGCTTCATGGTGCAGGAGCCCAGCGGGATCATGGCGCGGTCGAGCGCCAGGTCCTTGTCGGCCAGCCGGCGCAGGAAGCGCATCATCTCGGTCTCCGACTTGTTCTCGTGGAAGACCGGCTGGGTCAAAAACTCCTTGCCGCGCGGCTTGCCGGGCACCGTGCTGTCGGCGGCAGAAGCAGCCTTGGCGTCGAACAGGGCCGCGATCGCCTCGAGATCGGCATCGGTCGACGTCTCGTCGAAACTGATTCCGACATGGTCGGCGTCGAGCACACGCAGCAGCCTGCCGGTCTTTTCGGCGGCGGCCGCGATCCGGGTGGCCTTGCCTTTGACCTCCACCGTCACCGTGTCGAAACGGCTGGAGCCGAGCACCGATACACCCGCCCCCTCGAGGCCGCTCGCCAGGCGGTTGGCCAGTGCATGGACGCGCCCGGCGATCGCCTGCAGGCCAACCGGGCCATGCCAGATGGCGTAGGCGGTGGCCATATTGGCAAGCAGCGCCTGCGCCGTGCAGATGTTGGACGTTGCCTTGTCGCGGCGGATATGCTGCTCGCGTGTCTGCAAGGCGAGGCGGTAGCCGGGACGGCCCATGCTGTCGGTCGACTGACCGACCAGGCGGCCGGGCATCAGCCGCGTCAGTCTGTCGGCGACGGCGCAATAGGCGGCGTGCGGGCCGCCAAAGCCCATCGGTACGCCAAAGCGCTGCATCGGGCCGACGGCAATGTCGGCGCCGAGTTTCGCCGGCGCGTCGGTCAGTGTCAGGCCAAGCGGGTCGGCGATGAAGACGACAAGGGCGCCGGTGGCGCGCGCTTTTTCGATCGCCGCCTTGTGGTCGCCATAGACGCCAAAAGTATCCGGCCAGGAGACGAGCAGGGCGGCGGTGTTGTCGTCGATCGCCTCGCCGTCGATCTCGATGCCGAGTGGCTCGGCGCGGGTACGCACCACGTCCAGCGTCTGCGGGTGCGGCGTGCCGGCGAGCGCCACCTTGGTGCGCTTGTCGCGGTGGTGGCGCAGCGCAATGCCGACCGCTTCGGCGACCGCGGTTGCCTCGTCGAGCAATGAAGCCGATGCCACCGGCAGGCCGGTCAGTTCCGTGACCAGCGTCTGGAAGTTGAACAGCATTTCGAGCCGGCCCTGGCTGATCTCGGCCTGGTAAGGTGTGTAAGCGGTGTACCAGGCTGGATTCTCGAACAGGTTGCGCTGGATGACCGGCGGCACGTGGACGCCGTGGTAACCGGCGCCGATAAAACTCTTCAGCACGGCATTCCTTGCCATGATCG
Coding sequences within:
- a CDS encoding GGDEF domain-containing protein; the protein is MLDFSSLLLAAALSGICLSVTMFAIWATAPRARFVLTVACGILVLVAHVILFWRYTREPDPLLCQIALALLSLGFLIICISAMQYLGVPDHRRAIAPTLAAMAVCAAVTFMGLDGIGFVITYATVTALLSTIGAMFWINGSHDRRILLVVSFLSGTCALSFALCGVVLMAKGQWTLGVAPDNWAERLNSVVAVACMTGLGALTLSLHHLQAQIELKAETMTDPLTGLMNRRGLTSLYGERTFSPFMAIVMFDLDHFKRTNDIYGHPVGDQVLCRFAAVIRKYARTGVDAFRLGGEEFAIVMSRMTDERAYDLASKIGVAFGTEVVPTPLGPLRSTVSGGIGFGEADGSTLDEVLARADTMLYAAKRAGRNCVISRKRMGKADPVKPALRSA
- the gcvP gene encoding aminomethyl-transferring glycine dehydrogenase; its protein translation is MTTGPYPFSARHIGPGLADVRAMLAVLGVPSVETLISQAVPRSIRLDHPLALPAPASEAEALAELSTIMARNAVLKSFIGAGYHGVHVPPVIQRNLFENPAWYTAYTPYQAEISQGRLEMLFNFQTLVTELTGLPVASASLLDEATAVAEAVGIALRHHRDKRTKVALAGTPHPQTLDVVRTRAEPLGIEIDGEAIDDNTAALLVSWPDTFGVYGDHKAAIEKARATGALVVFIADPLGLTLTDAPAKLGADIAVGPMQRFGVPMGFGGPHAAYCAVADRLTRLMPGRLVGQSTDSMGRPGYRLALQTREQHIRRDKATSNICTAQALLANMATAYAIWHGPVGLQAIAGRVHALANRLASGLEGAGVSVLGSSRFDTVTVEVKGKATRIAAAAEKTGRLLRVLDADHVGISFDETSTDADLEAIAALFDAKAASAADSTVPGKPRGKEFLTQPVFHENKSETEMMRFLRRLADKDLALDRAMIPLGSCTMKLNAAAEMMPVSWPEIANLHPFAPAAHSAGYRAMIGELEGWLSEITGFDAVTLQPNAGSQGEYAGLLAIRAYHRSRGEGHRTVCLIPSSAHGTNPASAAMAGMSVVVVRCLEDGNIDMDDMRAKANEHSRNLAALMFTYPSTHGVYEEGARHLCALIHEHGGQVYFDGANLNALVGLARPGDIGADVCHMNLHKTFCIPHGGGGPGVGPIGVKAHLKPYLPGHVSEGSAHAVAAAPFGSASILPITWMYIRMMGASGLKQATETAIVSANYVATRLAPHFPLLYKGRSDRVAHECILDTRVLKESAGIGVEDIAKRLIDYGFHAPTMSFPVAGTLMVEPTESEPKRELDRFCEAMIAIAGEAAKVARGEWPLADNPLVNAPHTSAEALAGQWTHPYSRLEAAYPAGDADTAAKYWPPVSRIDNVAGDRNLVCSCPPLSDYLGAAE